DNA from Misgurnus anguillicaudatus chromosome 13, ASM2758022v2, whole genome shotgun sequence:
GGATTAATTCAGCGTGCCTGGCCCTGCTGGATCAAGATGGCGCAGGCAGAGGCGCGTAGAAAATCTGCCTCGTCTTTACTTATTTTCCCCACGCATTCGTTTAAagcctactctaaaaaatgattttaacaGCAATTTAATGATCGAGTCATGTTTTAGATTATTTACCTCGTATAATGGACGAATTTCAAGCTTTCCCGGACTTCAACTGATCCGTCCAATCGAGTGTTTCGGTGATCGATCTCGATGCTCAGCCTCGATGAGCCGCCATCTTCCACTCTCTAATCGATTGATAGTGGCCGAGCGAATGGCTGACGTCGAGCATCAACTGCGCACGCGCAGTTTTTGTTTCTGTCACATGGCGGCGCGCTTGAGCTTTCATTAAATacagaaatgactgaagtgAGGAAATGTTGAAAAgtaaattgcatttttatttattctggtcgttttgcatttaaacatgaccattttatattcattatgGAAATGTAAATCACACATGCAAGTCTGCGGGCAAACATCAGCCTGTATGCTTATTTTAGTGCACATTTTAGCCATTAACTAAATAACCAGTGAACCATGACGCTGTAGCTTTGGGCAAAAATGAACAGGCCAGCTAAGTTTTAGTACTTTAGTACTGCAATTCATAGTTCATGAAAAATCCAgattttatcaaaaaataaaagaaaaaagatttagaATAATACATCCACACTCACTGTTGATTATTCCAGCATTATATTAAAAGTGCCATAAGATCCATCTGGATAGAAGGATAATTTATTCTGGGGAAAAGCATTGACAGTGTTTTATTAgcaatatataaaactatagcCCAGTTCTAGCTGTCacattaaattattaatttaatgcaaaaaaagaaaattaaaaaacattgtGTGCAAGTACCAATTGACATTCATTTGTATCTGTTACAGCAGTGACAGCTTGAAAGTTGACATACAGCACAAAAATAGTAGATGATAAGACTGAAAAATGACAGCAGACTCTATTCATAGAGCAAGTACTCAATAGCACACTGAGTAGGCCTACTTGTTATTTGCTCATGGTCATGATGTCCACTATACTGAAAGCACAAACCACTGACTCACAagctttaaatatatatcaaataTTTACAAGGATGAATTAGCTGGATTTATtctgtttaatatgttttaattaaattagtgtttataattacacacaacaccacagttttatatttaaaaatgtaacttttgATAATAATTATACAGTAAGTTCAATGCAAAGGTTTGAGGACACTTGGGAATGGGTTGCCCAATTTGCATTGcgtcatttttaatttaatacatttattatcaTTAGAAATATTATGACCCATTTTGTTGTGTGATGAAAATGTTGCAGCATCATGTTTGTTCAAATATAAGCAATAAAAAGGACCTTTACATTAGTATAAAGAAAGTAGAGGAAAAACTGAGcacaaaacaaattaataaaaatctgtcatcattatgttgttccaaacctatATGGGTTTCTTTCTTTTGTGAAACATAAAGGCAGAATGTTGACAGTCTCAGTCAATATCAAAACCCTGATTAGTAACACAGAAATAGGAATtggaattaaaaaaattgttcgAAGTTTATATCTTAACataaatttattattattttaagtgtGCTGTCGGACGTTTGGATGCCACTATATACTATATGTATAAGGTGCAGTGTAACTGGGAAATTGAAGTTAGCAGTGTATTTGTCTTCAGTGTTTTGCACACATGCAGCAACATGATTAAATTAGTATAGTGTAATAAAAAGTAATGAGAGGAGATCATGTAGGAATGACAAAGCAAAACTAAGTAACAAGCAAAGTTCAGTTAACATAAGAAAACTGAAGGACAAAGATCTACATTTTGATCTCCGTGCGGAACGTTTGTGCATGCTCCAATTTTGCAGGGtttctctgtgcttttatagtGAGAGTCCCATCAGCCCCTAAACATGACTTCACCGAGGTGGGATCCACATCCTCTGGGAGCTGGCATTTATGGTTGAAAGTATTCATCACTGTGCCATCAGTAGCAAGCTTTTGAGTAAAATGCAGACATAATTGaatgtatattttgaagattcagatgcattaaaaaatgcatttgtttttacCTTTTCAGCATGAACTTCAATCTGATTGTTAGAAGTGGTGACTATAACATCCTCAGGTGAGAAGTCTCGGACATCCACTGTGAATTCGTATGTGTCTCCCAGTGTTTTGATGTTCCCAGGGCTTCCTGTTCTGTCTAAAGGAAaccataaatatttattatctaACAATATCTGGGACTATCATTCTTATATTTGGTATTACAAGTGTGAGAAAATAATTTGAAGCTTTACTGCTATATTTTTATCAGACCCTTCGGCTACAATTTAAACACAATATTGTCTACAGATGGACTGTCAAATATTGTTTGATCTCAAACAAATTTTTGTGAAAGGAAAAGTATGcactacacaaaaaaattaatttgacaGTTGTCAGGCAAAGGtgtatattttctttattcacataaaaatgtatgaactGTAATGTGATGTATACAAGAACATGACACTTGACATCAACAATGATTATTTTAATGCCTTAGTACTGTAAGCATCACAACACAGtatataaatgtacagtaataaTGTGATACCAGACACATTATAGACCAGAACACCCAGTTTCATAATTCATAACTCTTCTCTCTATACTGCTAGAAATACTGGGGTAGTACCcattaaaaaggtcctaatatgtactattaggtacagatatgtatacattttgtagCAATACCCTTGAGGTACTAacatgtatctttgaggtaatattaaaggtgcagtgtgtaatttttagaaggttcttttcacagaaatgcaaaatatatacaccactatattatcaggggtctataaagacctttttataatgaacctttatgtgtttattaccttagaatgagacgttttatctgcATACAACTAAgatccccttacatgaaagccGCCATGttgggccgccatgtttctacagaagcccttaacggacaaacttttttactaagttgtctccgacgatgacatgtttgtctggtggtggctacagtagcttctctatgtgtttcaaaagcgaggggtgagcagtggactgagccgttggttgcaattcacaacctcaccactagatgccgctaaaatttacacactgcacctttaaactctctttggtaccaatacgtacctctgaggtactaatatgaactctttagttgcaaagctttacttttttaaagggcactGTCACAGTGACacctggggtacatattttgaccaatTTTTTTCTTACAGTGTTTCCACCTATAGAGGGTCCCTTCCCTGAAAAGACATGAAGACCCCTGCTATGTATATTTATGACAGAGTTAATTAAATCAACTTTGAGTCTGCACAGTTGTCACTATATTGCAAATGGGCATTCTTGCTATGCACTGATACCTAGCTAGTGACATATGGGAATTTAATGAATCTCACCCTATACTTCATATTCATAAGCCCGCAGTCATTTTCTGGGGCAGCGCCACTTGAGTCATTCCCCAACAATGAAGTCACAGCTTTAACTCTGCGCCACAAATTCTCACCCTCAGTTTGTCCCCCAGATGCCCTTGAATAAGGCACTGACAATGCCAGtacattaaaataatgtatttaactGCATACTTTTACACATGCCTGAGCACTGTGTGAACATTCATCTACTTTCACATATACAAACTAAGGTAACAGATTACACAGCTCACACCGCTTATGCAGACAAACTGTCAGATGTCTTATGGAGTCTCGAAGGCAAATATACTACAATAAATAAACCCATCAGATGTcacatttatcatttttatcatAGTGAGTGACCTGTAAATGGAAATATTAAGGAAAaggaaataaatacaaatattttgtaGATATGCATGTGAGTAGAAAAACAGTGAAGActatatgtataaatatatagaaAGAGATTTTGTgggaaaacaaacaaaagtgtTCAAAgagtaaaagttaaataatagaGATACACAATGAACTGCCACTAAGCTTTAAAACTCACTTGGAAATCCCAAAGCATCATTTGGACACATGAAAGATCCAAAGTCCTCAGCAAAGAGTCCTCTGCTTTTCTCCATGTATGGATTAGTGGTGGATGAAGAGGAAGTCTTGCTCCTGCGCTCCGATCGATAAGCAGAAGAGTTTGTCACACTCATTAGTGTTTAGAGGGTTTCGTTGGCTCAAATCAATATCCAATCCGAACTTTACAGTGATGAGCCCCAAAGGCTATAAATGAGGTAGCTTTGTGCCTGTccttattaaaaacactgtgtGAATCCACTCTTGAGCGTTGCTTCGTACCAAACTCTTCTCACAGTCTGTGGGTATTGTCTATCAGACCGTCTTTATATGGTGGGTCTGGGTTTACTTGCCCACTGAGTGTCTCTCTGCGTAGATGCGCTCACATGAGTATGTGTGTTAATTGTAGGACGACAGCGTGCTATATTTATCCCGTGAGGGATAGGGGCTCTGTGGTCGGAAAAGTTTTTGTGTGATGAGGGCTTGAGGTTGAGAAAGGGACTGTGACAAAGACTCAGAGataggaaagagagagagagataggcAGAGAGGGGCGAGCAAGCAGCTGGCATTCCAGACACACACTTCCTGAAATAGCCATCTCTCCCATTCTGCATCCATTTCTCTCCAGCTTGCCATCCAGAGTAATTAGCTTTGATTTGCAGATGTACTTTTATTCTGTGAATCTGTAACCTAAATTACAGCGGAGTTAAGAACGCTTGTCTCTTTATAAACAACAGGGTTGTAGAATTAAAGTTCACATGCTGGAAGGAATGCAGATGAGAGTGTGTAGTAGAGCGACAAACGATGTTAGGAAAATGGATTAGGAGGAGTTTGTTTTTGGAAAATGACTgctaaaaataaactttttagaCTCATTTCTGGTTTATTCTTGATAAcagtattacatttattttagcatgTGTGTCTTTA
Protein-coding regions in this window:
- the hspb7 gene encoding heat shock protein beta-7, with the translated sequence MSVTNSSAYRSERRSKTSSSSTTNPYMEKSRGLFAEDFGSFMCPNDALGFPNRTGSPGNIKTLGDTYEFTVDVRDFSPEDVIVTTSNNQIEVHAEKLATDGTVMNTFNHKCQLPEDVDPTSVKSCLGADGTLTIKAQRNPAKLEHAQTFRTEIKM